Sequence from the Metopolophium dirhodum isolate CAU chromosome 2, ASM1992520v1, whole genome shotgun sequence genome:
atacACACATGGatttttaactagaaaaactcgattttcaattatttgctatttttttttgtgatatctTTGTCAGCATAATTATTTTGTCCTggctggttaggttaggttaggttaaaaatcataaaaaattacaaagtttaatgtgaaataaataaaatatatgtgtgcaacaaatttcaataatatccaacgagtatattaaatatttttggaaggTTTTTGAACggttataataaacattttatgctAGTGGTGAAGTTGACAGTACAAAATGTATTGTGGGACAGTTAAAAAGGCGTGTTCTAAAAAATTCTAACAAGGACATCGTTGGATGATTTTTGAAAAGTTCTGATAACATTGTAATGCTTAACGTGAGTTAGTTTACATTCAACGTTAAACACTCTAGCTACGACCCTTCGTTGGTGACTTGGACCACtccattaaaaattttaaagaacaattaaaaaatatgtaaacttttattaaataaataagtatttaaattaattaactagctgatcccgcacACTTCGTTCCACTTAAAAAATAGTTCAACTCATTTTGGGTGTAAAttgctgcagtaagtgcaactcagccagcCTGATATGACAACGCCGATGAGCAGCTACTATGGTAGCACGTGTAACTCGGCCATCTTGGTAGGCAATgttcaaaaatttgatttgatgcatgtttgtacctgatctgcccgattaaccaaaggcaaccaataaaatattaaatactaatttctattaattatttctcctataaccaatagcaaccattaacAAACGAAAATTTCcattgtaaatctcaaaatcattGTTTGACCACCTACCCGGATTGGACCTACCTGTCCAACTGTGAATAAAAATCGGTCCAaccgtttaggaatgcataacgACACACACACGCAATAActttcatttttctttatttagaTAACAAGAACTTTGCGGACAAATTGATGACACTAGCAAACAAcaatggaaaaattataaaattataaactatcttCTCCATGACTTGTAAAGCATAATTTTTTTGCGTCTATTTGATGAATACAATAGTTCTGTAGGGCGGGACTGGCTTAAGAATTTCAAAGTATGaacaatatttagataaattgaTTTAAGAGGGTTGAATAGATTCTAGGAACAGTCCTCAGCTAATCTTGGTATGTCAACTACAATAAACCCTCAAAAGAATATTGCTATCTGGAACCGTAACTAGAACAAAAATAACGcgattttttattcataattttttattttatcataatatgtatagtaaagtGTTAATAACCTCACATTGaagtgtaattttattaatgtctTTATAAAAACAGCCAGCGAACATACACTtccaatattatgattttaaattacagcGCAGTGTGTTCGAATATGTCCTGTGTACTTGTGGATGCCTCAAGTGGGTTACGAATATTTTCTGTCATGTTATCCCGATGTTTTGTTCTTAGGCAAAATGATAAGGCACAGACAAATACCAGCACCGTGGACATGGCAATAATCACGAGGAACCAGCCATTAAGTTTGGACGGATCGTCAGTTCTCCTAATCACTGTGAACACCAACGAATTTCCCAATGTGACGAAGATCACTTGAGACGCATTGACGGACATATTCGGCTCACACACCAAACTGTCTCGTATCACCGAAACGACTAGGCAAACTGAAGATGGTGAATCCATCACCTGTATCACGATGTCTTCAGGCTGTACATGCTGCAAGTGGACGCCATTGACGACTATTGAACCACTTTCGTCTATTTTAAAGTCTAACAGAACTGGATCAGGGTGCACGTAAAATCTGAGTGATGGACCACGAACCACGATTGGAAGCGACTGATTCAAAGAGAAGTCATCTTTACTGAATGTTATTTCCAGTCCAAAGTTCAGTAGCTGCCCCACAACTGACGCGTCCCCGTCCTTGCTATCGCCGTTCACTTTTGGCGATCGGCATACCATATACGTGTCGTTGACTGGTGGATCGCAATAACTATCTGAATACCGTCTGACACCATCAGACAGGTCAACATACAGCCGGGCAAGAATTGTAAAACATGGTTCTACGAAATTATTGCCACGGACCGGCACGGAAGTGCCACCAGATGCTACGCCTCCAAGTTGGTGGGTAACATCCAGTACGGGATTGAGACAAAACTGGAATATTTGAGTCGACTCAATCTTCAACACGCTTTCGATCGATGAGTACTCGACTAGAATCGGACCGGACAATGTTTTGTTGAATTGTGATGTGGTGCACATTATAGTCTCTGATCCTGATGTCCTGGGGTTCATGCACACTGTTCCTGCCATCGTCACAATTACTGTTCGGTTCTCTGCTAATATCTCATGGTTCCTCACTGTGATCGTTACAATCGTGCCACCGGTTTCCGGCCCAGAAAGCGGATCTACTGTCGTCACATTTATTTCACCACATTCATTTGTCAATTGCACGAATTTTACGTTTAACTGTTCTTTACCATTGTTCACCATATATAAATTCTTACGAACCTGACAGGTGTTGTCGGATGAGCACCATCTCAAGTAGTTTGAATACCCATCTTTATTCCATGCACAAGTTGCACATGATTTGTACTTTTCATCATTTGCACACTCTTTCTTTTCATAAAAAGTAACGTAGTGATCAGCAACGTTATCAAACCTTAGCATTACGTCTTtgacaataataaaagtaaaaaaagtgAACGAtggattattataatcaaaataagaTTTCTTTACGTAGAATTCACATGCTATTATCGTTTTGTTATGTGCGTTACCCTGTACAGTTGGATATTTGCAATATGTTGGAAATCTGTTATAAAGTATACTGTCTTTAAGATAATTTCTAAAACCTACCAATTCATTCGATAAATTAACAATGTATTTCAGGGAAACACTTGATTCACcataattatattctttaaCTACTGAAAATCGTGGACATTCCTCAATTTCAAAGACAAATGAACCCGACGAGTTGAATTGAGTCCTGTTTTGACATGTCTGTTGTTGAAGGAACCATATACACATGGGTTTTATTGTACATTTGGTGCACGTCATGAAATCCGAACAACTGGTTTTATTTGAATCTGGAAATATGGACGGAAGTATAGAAACGGAAAGATTGAATGGATCAGCGATAGGTGTCGGTGATCTATTTTCCAAAGTGTACGTCAACGAATCTCCAATTTTTACCAAGATCTCGTGCAAATCAACTGGAGCGATGGTCATGGTTGGGTCGCATACAATACGATTTGCTTTAACCGACACGACTACGCAACCCGTAGCTGAATAATTAAGAAACCGTACCACGATGTCATCCAGTTGCACGTGATCTAAGCTAAAGCCGTTGATGACTACTGAACCAGCTTCTTCCATTACGAAATCTTCAAGAACCGGATCGGGGTGCACGTGAAAGTTAAGTGATGTCCCGTTGACGTGCAAAGACTGATTTCCAGTGAATTTCAGCACGTCAAGCCCGAAGTTAAGCAGCTGTCCCACCACCGATTGGTTCCCGTCCCAGCTAGCGCCGTTCATTCTTGGTGATTGGCAAACCATATAGGTGTCGTTAACCGGTGGATCGCAAAAATTGTATGCGTACCTTCTGACACCATTCGGCAGGTCAACGTACAGTTGGACAGAGGATACAACGCAAGGTTCTATGAAATGTCTTCCACGAATCTGCACAGAAGTGCCACCGGACGCTATGCCTCCAAGTTGTTGGTCCGCATCCAGTACGGGATTGTCACAAAACAGGAATATCTGGGACGACTCAATCTTCAGTCCGCTTTCAATCGACGAGTACTCAACCAAGACCGGACCGGATAATGTGCCAACCGCTTGTGACGTAGTGCAAGTTATAGTCTCGAGTCCGGACGTCTTGGGATTCGTGCACACTGTTCCTGCCACCGTTACCTTTAACGTTCGGTTATCAACGAATATCCTGTGGTTCCTAACTATGATCGTTAGGGTCGTTCCACCGGTTTTCGGTCCAGACAGCGGATTTACCGCAGTCACATTTATTTCTGCACAATCATTCGTCACGTACGCTACTTTTTCATTTAACTGATTTGTAGCATTGTTCTTAATGTATAAACTCTTGTCATCTTTACAGGTGTTTTCGGAGGAACACCATTTCAAGTAGTTCGAGTACCCGTTTGTATTCCATCCACATGTCGTACAGATTTTGAACTTCTCATCAGTGGCACATTCCTTATGTCCATACACCGTAACATAGTGATTAGCAACGTTGTCAAATCGTATCATAATGTTAttgaacttaataaatataaaagaaatgtCCGGCTTGATGTTAACTGatgattttgtttgaaaaaatgatatcaatattttagattcGTTATTAATCTTACAAGATCGTTCAAATGCACCTTGAACTACGTAATACATTTGATAGGTGTTAAGATAATTTATGAAACTTACCACATCATTCGTTATCTCAACATTGATGTtcactaaaatttttaaatcatcttTATAGtgataatcatattttttaactaccgaAAACTTTGGACATTCCCCTATTCTGGAAACTATCAAACTCGACGAAATATATTGATTCGTGTTTTCACATGTCTGTCGTTTAAGGGACCATACACACATAGGTTTGAGTGTACATTTTGTGCACGTCATTGAATCTAGGCACCTGATTTCATTCGGCTCTGATTTAAGTGTTCTACTATGCGTGGGAAACATCAAAGCCTatagaaaccaaaaatatttgttaatttggaTTTAGATTTTAAGtacgtaattattatacattcatattttaatgagaTTTTTAATTGCGCTAACATTGTCAAAGTTTATACTGTTAggttagtattaatatattaattaatagattaattATAGATTGCATTTATAGTATtctaactaaatttaaataacgagCTAATGATCTAtgacaaaaactgttttttatttatatacagagtgtatcaAAAGTCTTCAtccgatttcaaaaatgtatatttattttaaaaatggagatataagggtgaaaaaaaataaaatatattcttaaaataggTAAGTTTTATTAATCAGTCAAGCACTAATATATGGGTCACTAAATTACGATTAACCGTTGCCGAACTATATTAGTTTGTAATCGGATGAAGACTTTGGAAACACCCTATATTtacatatgaatatattttatccacaccttcaattttaaaatcgatcatttgatttttttcacacttctaataaaacatattactttatattatgttatttattatgatactatAAAATAGCGATTGTGCTTTTTTTTGCTATGCTCTTTACGGTGTcttgaattattttatcaatattattgaaaaaatattttaatgaaaatattgtcaatagcagaaaaaaatgttgatagtcgttaaattataattttttattagtattcgTACTTACCATCGTAAAGATAACTAAAAATAGTCCATTCATACAGTTGTGGTtgaaacagtttttatttttgtgtaactTTGTGCTACCAGCCAttgcattattcaaatgttgtattttccacataattttgttaatctgtaaacaattattttactagaGTTCTTTCAGATTTctttttcaaacaattaattttaattaatattataatataaaatatacagctatattttattttttttattattgatcttaagcCCGGTGACTAacgccattagctgttgtaggtgTTATGAACTGTGTTTTTTAAGGCTAAGGTTGGTACAGCAAGGTAGTGTTATGGTTGTAACGATAGGTAAGCAAACAACTGTAAGTATGGCAAGGTTTTTACTAGTACGAATACTAGTGGGTGGTCATCCATCCTGGAGCTAGTAGCAGCTAGCGGGCGTTATATAACGCGCCGCGCCAAGCCatagttatatgtaatatttcataaatagacaacagagttataaatattatattataataatatattatagtatattcaaaatcatttttgcATAGCTTATGCTAGCTGGAGGTATACTTTTCCCCTATATTTCATATTGCATGCTTAGTTGTTTTATTcaacaattgtatattttttttaaataaaataaattattatatattcaatatttgaaaataatttgaaattctataaattcTATAGAAAATATTCGTTTGCAAATGTGAGAGAATTTTTTATGCATGAAATCATTTTTGTGCTATAGCCTATAAACCATaagaaatgttaaattttttttagtttttatgctAAAATTGTTGATGAACAAATTTTTCTCGgtgaaaaaattgataatttgttaCAAGGtacttcataaattatttaatattttaatacatattaaaatattaaagatacatattttGCACGATTTTGTTTATAAGCAATTGAAGTTTTACAAGAACTTTCAATATTGACATAATTCGTCAAAACCATGTGAACATTCTTCAAACTATTATGTagttagattattataaaatgatgaaTTTTTATAGATCAGACTAATATTAGCAATgactttttcaaaatatttagattaattttaagcaattACCTAACAAGCACCAGTGGTACCTTTAGCATGATCCTATTCTTGCTATTCTACGGTAAGGCggtgttgaataaaaaattaatcaaaataataaaaataatttaacattataatagaaatacactaatatagtaatattactaaAGTTATTACTTTTAGTTCAAagctaattaataaaatattgtaatggttaaatattaattggtataatattttaatgtttccgCCAAATATTAAGTCATCGTATAGTAGGTAATTGTTATAGAAAACCAATATGTTACTTTAATAGCAACTTCAAAAAATGTGACCAAGTGGCCATGTGGTTTTGAAAAGATTTTAATGTGGCTTATAATATCTCTACAGTATAACTTTTGCAATGTGTGTTTGCAAAATGACAAAGGATGTTgtgatatctatattattttgtgcgttttgaattaaataattagcaaatgtttgcgattttgtaaatttttttcaaaattctaacttcacataaaaaataaagtggATTTacactaaaatgtttattagttTCCACTCATATCAGCTTATGAggaaattgtattacattttcaagaatTTAGACAAAGCGCAAAAATTGGTATcgacaataattgaaaaaaagtttgaaaaaatcTAACTGCTATAATAACAGttcaaaaatagttaatatattataaactatggaAAATTGTTATTCATAGATTTAGCGAAATTTTAAGGTATCTTTGGCTATTAGTTTTGGAGTTACACCAAACAAATTATTGATTCAATAGCCTATATACATACCATTTTGTGTACACAGTTTTTGTTAGAGAAGTGCTAAATCCCAGTCACAGAAAAGACTATTTGTATAAATTGCTGAATTACCAGTTCTCTTCttaattaaaaactacaaaGATAACATCTTATAGTgtgctttaaaatattatattattcaatttatattactGCTAAATCACTGTGCACTATGTTATATAATAGTCAACGGTCACCataataatgtactatgtacagtttcataaaatattatcaatcgCCCTTCATTCATAGATAGGCTATTgacatttgataataaatttaggtatacctacccacgtaaaatgtatactatCAGCCACAaactacaataaaaaatatatcaaatttatattatgaaaatatgttattatgttatcattttGGACTTTATcacgtttatttatattactaatattgtaatattatgtacctacctaatttatttatggAATGACAAAAAGTGACAAACGATATTGTGAAATCTATACTATTTtgagcgttttaaattaaataattcttgccattttttaaaagatattttttgatTGTGCACTTTAGGCACAACGTTAAATCTGAGCAATTGATTTTATTTGACATAATttccattaatattataatgactatgTAAGcaacaatgtattaaaattacacTACTCAATGATTTATGAACTGTGTTAATCAACGCACAATGTCTTACAATATccaaactaaattataatagccTAAGATATATTACGTTAGATATTTTTGGAAACTTCTTTACGATTGCTTTACTACTACAGAACATCAAATAATTAATGCTCTAAGGAActtaacatataattaaaacaatatttttgtaacgaTTTGTAGAGAAGTTTTAGATACAATTAtatggtatttatataaaaattttactaatatagtaatataaaaccTGTTTTAGCAACAATTGGTTGGTATTTTTATCCATATATCCATGATAGTGGTTGCCCGTTAGTTACATACCAGGAGACTACTGTTCAATGGTGACAAGTCTTGGACTCACTTGCCTCATCCAGGCGGTGCGGGATTGAGATAGTTTGACCGTTTAGTGCACACCAATATTTGTAGACCATAATACTATTAATGGCCCAAATAAAGATtcgtatatagtgtatattttgtGTGAATTGTTAGTTTGGATCTGAATAT
This genomic interval carries:
- the LOC132939761 gene encoding uncharacterized protein LOC132939761, yielding MINKIMWKIQHLNNAMAGSTKLHKNKNCFNHNCMNGLFLVIFTMALMFPTHSRTLKSEPNEIRCLDSMTCTKCTLKPMCVWSLKRQTCENTNQYISSSLIVSRIGECPKFSVVKKYDYHYKDDLKILVNINVEITNDVVSFINYLNTYQMYYVVQGAFERSCKINNESKILISFFQTKSSVNIKPDISFIFIKFNNIMIRFDNVANHYVTVYGHKECATDEKFKICTTCGWNTNGYSNYLKWCSSENTCKDDKSLYIKNNATNQLNEKVAYVTNDCAEINVTAVNPLSGPKTGGTTLTIIVRNHRIFVDNRTLKVTVAGTVCTNPKTSGLETITCTTSQAVGTLSGPVLVEYSSIESGLKIESSQIFLFCDNPVLDADQQLGGIASGGTSVQIRGRHFIEPCVVSSVQLYVDLPNGVRRYAYNFCDPPVNDTYMVCQSPRMNGASWDGNQSVVGQLLNFGLDVLKFTGNQSLHVNGTSLNFHVHPDPVLEDFVMEEAGSVVINGFSLDHVQLDDIVVRFLNYSATGCVVVSVKANRIVCDPTMTIAPVDLHEILVKIGDSLTYTLENRSPTPIADPFNLSVSILPSIFPDSNKTSCSDFMTCTKCTIKPMCIWFLQQQTCQNRTQFNSSGSFVFEIEECPRFSVVKEYNYGESSVSLKYIVNLSNELVGFRNYLKDSILYNRFPTYCKYPTVQGNAHNKTIIACEFYVKKSYFDYNNPSFTFFTFIIVKDVMLRFDNVADHYVTFYEKKECANDEKYKSCATCAWNKDGYSNYLRWCSSDNTCQVRKNLYMVNNGKEQLNVKFVQLTNECGEINVTTVDPLSGPETGGTIVTITVRNHEILAENRTVIVTMAGTVCMNPRTSGSETIMCTTSQFNKTLSGPILVEYSSIESVLKIESTQIFQFCLNPVLDVTHQLGGVASGGTSVPVRGNNFVEPCFTILARLYVDLSDGVRRYSDSYCDPPVNDTYMVCRSPKVNGDSKDGDASVVGQLLNFGLEITFSKDDFSLNQSLPIVVRGPSLRFYVHPDPVLLDFKIDESGSIVVNGVHLQHVQPEDIVIQVMDSPSSVCLVVSVIRDSLVCEPNMSVNASQVIFVTLGNSLVFTVIRRTDDPSKLNGWFLVIIAMSTVLVFVCALSFCLRTKHRDNMTENIRNPLEASTSTQDIFEHTAL